From a single Bacteroidota bacterium genomic region:
- a CDS encoding CoA-binding protein — protein MKKTVDNFKNQKHIAVAGVSRTKGKWGNALMKELDKVEITTYPVNPHADEIDGKKCYNDLKSLPAEVKSLIISTKPEATLQLVKDAIDAGIERVWLQKGVGKGSATDEAIEYCKENNLDYVYGLCPMMEFGSGMHKFHYWMRRNLGSMPKEMKMA, from the coding sequence ATGAAAAAAACAGTTGACAACTTCAAAAATCAAAAGCATATTGCAGTGGCAGGTGTTTCACGTACAAAAGGTAAATGGGGAAACGCGCTTATGAAGGAATTGGATAAGGTGGAAATTACAACTTATCCTGTAAATCCACATGCTGACGAAATTGATGGAAAGAAATGTTACAATGATTTAAAATCATTACCTGCTGAAGTAAAATCTTTGATTATTTCAACCAAACCAGAAGCGACACTCCAATTGGTCAAAGATGCAATAGATGCAGGAATTGAACGAGTCTGGCTCCAAAAAGGAGTTGGTAAAGGTTCAGCCACTGATGAGGCGATTGAATACTGTAAAGAAAATAATCTGGACTATGTGTATGGTTTATGTCCTATGATGGAGTTTGGATCAGGTATGCATAAATTCCATTATTGGATGAGAAGGAATTTGGGCTCTATGCCGAAGGAAATGAAGATGGCTTAA
- a CDS encoding ATP-binding cassette domain-containing protein, whose translation MTYVFDEPSIGLHDSEQDKLLEVLHSLVENGNSLIVVEHDEKTIRTADHLIDIGPDAGTQGGELVFCDTIEELLNPANEIDNSHTQNWLSGRDNISSKKLPLSDENKSFWLKNASRNNLKSITVEFKSKALNVICGVSGAGKSSLVESLIEKSIIPKTHGAEIFSQHVFIDQSPIGRTPRSNPATYTKVFDLIRKLFGELADSKSKGWDKSRFSFNVKGGRCEECEGAGYQQIGMHFLGNVDVICQHCNGKRFNAETLAVKYHSQSINDVLEMTIDEACLFFEDQKAILKILQTMQELGLGYIGLGQSSTTLSGGEAQRIKLASELWKSSKGQTLYILDEPTTGLHHKDVKALIRSLQSLVNNGHTVITIEHHAEMLKAANYLVELGPGSGTQGGELVFSGSPEQLINENKTLTAKALQLSHQSISRKERKAFEADFIKLKNVSTHNLRNIDVDIPLGKMTVITGVSGSGKSSLAFDTLYAEGQRRFLESVSTYARTLMKSMDKPDVEEIQNLNPVVAIGQRNSNTNARSTVGTLSEVYDYYRLLYSRIGYIICPKCNAKAVNGICVCGWKVENKATASHFSFNHESGACPVCKGLGTLTVCDQEELISHPNKSIFQGAMDGHKSGKFYGDFHGQYVAILQSISKENSIDFAKPWDELDENAKQIVLFGTGEKDYKVDWHYKRKNMEGVEKFTGKWVGFCHLVNAEYQRKHADKRADAMLPIMKEIKCSSCNGSRLNKQSFEYLFQGVDIAELSSKTINESILFFSQIDQDKLDSTSQIVLNDILPPVLHKLNMISKAGLSYLNINRTISTLSGGESQRLRLASSLGTGLCGITYILDEPTVGLHPRDTQNLIAILQELKKQDNTLVIVEHDEDVIQAADHVIKLGPSAGNFGGQVQYAGKPEASLQTIKKESKTLKLDFNIKIQKANANNLKDFDVELPSNGMTVFTGVSGSGKTSLLFSVLADSAAQGKAINCQQISGLEQFDSIIPVTHYQVSNHPSSIVATFTGIFDDIRKLFADTDEAKKMNLSKSHFSFNNKAGYCDNCQGLGQTKISMDFLADVWSVCEECRGRRYNYQVQSVKLKGKSISDVLDMSIDSAKDYFEDRSLKGKIGLLQQTGLGYLKVGQTTRTLSGGESQRLKLASDIINGKGNKNLYLFDEPTKGLHRKDIDVLLQLFNKLIAQGHCLYIIEHNLQVIIQADWVVDLGLEGGDEGGEIVFQGLLADLIKCDESYTGLHVKQAI comes from the coding sequence GTGACTTATGTTTTTGATGAACCCAGTATTGGCCTTCATGATAGCGAACAGGACAAATTATTGGAGGTTTTGCACAGTTTGGTAGAGAATGGCAATTCGCTTATTGTAGTTGAACATGATGAAAAAACAATTCGTACTGCAGATCATTTAATTGATATTGGTCCTGATGCCGGCACGCAAGGCGGTGAACTTGTTTTCTGCGATACAATAGAAGAATTATTGAATCCTGCAAATGAAATTGATAATAGTCATACGCAAAATTGGCTTTCAGGACGAGATAATATAAGCAGCAAAAAGCTTCCTTTGTCAGATGAGAATAAGAGTTTCTGGCTTAAAAATGCATCAAGAAATAACCTAAAAAGCATTACAGTGGAATTCAAGTCCAAAGCTTTGAATGTTATCTGTGGTGTTTCAGGAGCTGGAAAATCTTCCTTGGTTGAATCCTTAATTGAGAAATCCATTATACCCAAAACACATGGAGCTGAAATTTTCAGTCAGCATGTATTTATAGATCAAAGTCCGATTGGCCGAACTCCACGTTCAAATCCGGCTACCTACACCAAGGTATTTGACCTGATTCGCAAGCTTTTTGGAGAGCTGGCTGATTCGAAAAGTAAGGGCTGGGACAAAAGCCGTTTCTCATTCAACGTGAAAGGAGGACGCTGTGAGGAATGTGAAGGTGCTGGCTATCAGCAAATTGGTATGCACTTTTTAGGCAATGTGGATGTGATCTGTCAACATTGCAATGGGAAACGATTTAATGCAGAAACGCTGGCTGTTAAATACCATTCGCAAAGCATTAATGATGTTTTGGAAATGACGATTGATGAGGCTTGTCTGTTTTTTGAGGATCAAAAAGCTATCTTGAAAATCCTCCAAACCATGCAGGAATTGGGATTGGGGTATATAGGTTTGGGGCAGTCATCAACCACCCTTTCAGGAGGAGAAGCACAACGAATAAAATTAGCATCTGAACTTTGGAAATCAAGCAAAGGACAAACTTTGTATATACTGGATGAACCCACTACAGGCTTGCACCACAAGGATGTTAAGGCTTTAATACGATCACTGCAAAGCCTTGTAAATAATGGACATACGGTCATTACCATTGAACATCATGCTGAAATGCTCAAAGCAGCAAATTATTTGGTGGAACTCGGCCCCGGAAGTGGCACGCAAGGAGGTGAACTTGTTTTTTCAGGAAGTCCTGAACAATTGATTAATGAAAACAAAACCCTCACCGCTAAGGCACTTCAGTTATCTCATCAGTCCATTTCAAGAAAAGAAAGAAAGGCATTTGAAGCAGATTTCATCAAGCTTAAAAATGTATCCACACATAATTTAAGAAATATTGATGTCGATATTCCGCTGGGGAAGATGACAGTGATTACGGGTGTTTCAGGTAGTGGAAAGTCGTCATTGGCTTTTGATACACTTTATGCTGAAGGACAAAGACGATTTTTGGAGAGTGTTTCAACTTATGCCCGAACATTAATGAAAAGCATGGATAAACCAGATGTTGAAGAAATTCAAAATCTGAATCCGGTTGTTGCCATCGGGCAAAGGAATTCCAATACCAATGCTCGATCTACAGTTGGTACTTTGAGTGAAGTTTACGATTATTATCGCTTGTTGTATTCTCGAATTGGCTATATCATTTGTCCTAAATGCAATGCAAAAGCAGTAAACGGAATATGTGTATGTGGATGGAAAGTTGAAAATAAAGCAACTGCCTCTCATTTTTCGTTCAATCATGAAAGTGGCGCATGTCCTGTTTGCAAAGGACTTGGAACACTTACTGTTTGTGATCAGGAAGAGTTGATCTCTCATCCCAATAAATCCATTTTTCAAGGAGCAATGGATGGACATAAAAGCGGGAAATTCTATGGTGATTTTCATGGACAATATGTGGCTATTTTGCAAAGCATATCTAAAGAGAATTCTATTGATTTTGCAAAGCCATGGGATGAATTGGATGAAAATGCCAAGCAAATTGTCCTTTTTGGTACGGGTGAAAAAGACTATAAAGTTGACTGGCATTACAAGCGAAAAAACATGGAAGGAGTTGAGAAATTCACAGGCAAATGGGTTGGCTTTTGTCACTTAGTCAATGCGGAATATCAGCGAAAGCATGCCGATAAAAGGGCAGATGCTATGTTGCCTATCATGAAAGAAATCAAATGCTCTTCTTGCAATGGTTCTCGATTAAATAAGCAAAGTTTTGAATATCTTTTCCAAGGGGTAGATATTGCTGAGCTTTCATCAAAAACGATTAACGAAAGCATACTGTTCTTTAGTCAAATAGATCAGGATAAACTTGATTCTACAAGTCAAATTGTGTTGAATGATATCTTACCTCCGGTTTTGCACAAATTGAATATGATCAGTAAAGCTGGTTTGTCCTACTTAAATATAAATAGAACTATCTCAACCTTATCGGGAGGAGAATCTCAACGATTGCGTTTGGCTTCCTCCTTGGGAACAGGACTTTGCGGAATAACTTACATTTTGGATGAACCCACTGTGGGCTTGCATCCCAGAGATACTCAAAATTTGATAGCCATTCTTCAGGAACTGAAAAAACAAGACAATACATTGGTCATTGTTGAGCATGATGAAGATGTTATTCAGGCTGCAGATCATGTGATTAAGTTGGGACCGAGTGCTGGCAATTTTGGTGGCCAAGTCCAGTATGCTGGAAAACCGGAAGCATCCCTGCAAACTATAAAGAAAGAATCAAAAACACTTAAGTTGGACTTCAATATTAAAATTCAAAAAGCAAATGCAAATAACCTGAAAGATTTTGATGTTGAACTTCCATCCAATGGTATGACTGTTTTTACAGGAGTCTCAGGAAGTGGCAAAACATCGCTATTGTTTAGCGTATTGGCTGATTCAGCAGCTCAAGGAAAAGCGATTAATTGTCAACAGATTAGTGGTTTAGAGCAATTCGATTCCATTATTCCTGTAACACATTATCAGGTGAGCAATCATCCATCCAGTATAGTTGCTACTTTCACAGGAATCTTTGATGACATCCGAAAACTATTTGCAGATACAGACGAGGCAAAAAAAATGAATTTATCCAAATCTCATTTCTCGTTTAACAATAAAGCAGGCTATTGCGACAATTGCCAAGGTTTAGGTCAAACAAAAATCAGCATGGATTTTCTGGCTGATGTCTGGTCGGTTTGTGAAGAATGCAGGGGGAGAAGATATAATTACCAAGTACAAAGTGTAAAGTTAAAAGGCAAAAGTATTTCTGATGTGTTGGACATGAGTATTGACTCTGCCAAAGACTATTTTGAGGATAGAAGTCTTAAAGGTAAAATCGGATTGCTACAGCAAACAGGTTTAGGTTATTTAAAAGTCGGACAAACAACCCGAACACTGTCAGGAGGAGAAAGTCAACGATTAAAATTAGCTTCAGATATTATTAATGGCAAAGGAAATAAAAACCTTTACCTATTCGATGAACCAACAAAAGGACTTCATAGAAAAGACATTGATGTTCTCCTGCAGCTATTCAACAAACTAATTGCTCAAGGACATTGCTTATACATCATAGAACACAATCTTCAAGTAATTATACAAGCAGATTGGGTAGTTGATTTGGGTCTGGAAGGTGGGGATGAGGGAGGAGAGATTGTTTTTCAGGGACTATTGGCTGATTTGATCAAATGTGATGAAAGTTATACGGGACTACATGTCAAACAAGCTATCTAG
- a CDS encoding PorP/SprF family type IX secretion system membrane protein: MKKIITTLSLLLFFLSSFAQDINFSHYSRSRLYNNPAYAGFSDYPELNVNYRKQWPGLSNSNQGTYIGYDFSIDKINSGFGIYSLLNNTNHFTFHRDINIQYSYRINISKKFSIQPGIGFGINNTFIDVSKMTSNDIAFNPKTGLWIDPALGDVYYANLDASFGLLFRIKKFSSAVAFSHFNESALFHDAAYFKYNNPKFHLFGSYVFGLTKKIKFIPSVVYMKQQSFVQMHYKFDLLLNRLALGIHYGHTSVNSTSVSLSAAYYFKRFGVLYTHGFNMSDVIVGIKSSGELGVYFRPSIRVNRKSGYGLGLF, encoded by the coding sequence ATGAAAAAAATAATTACAACCCTCTCCTTATTACTTTTTTTCTTAAGCAGCTTTGCACAGGATATCAATTTTTCTCATTATTCAAGGAGCCGATTGTATAATAATCCTGCTTATGCTGGTTTTTCAGATTATCCTGAATTGAACGTAAATTACCGAAAACAGTGGCCAGGTTTGTCAAACTCAAATCAAGGAACATATATTGGATATGACTTTTCTATTGATAAAATAAACAGTGGCTTTGGAATTTATAGTTTATTAAATAATACAAATCATTTTACTTTTCATCGAGATATTAATATTCAGTATTCCTATCGTATCAATATTTCAAAGAAATTCTCTATTCAGCCAGGAATAGGTTTTGGTATTAACAATACATTCATCGATGTTTCAAAAATGACCTCAAACGATATAGCCTTTAATCCAAAAACAGGATTATGGATTGACCCTGCATTGGGTGATGTTTACTATGCGAATTTGGATGCATCCTTTGGCCTATTATTCAGAATTAAGAAATTCTCTAGTGCAGTTGCATTTTCTCATTTCAATGAATCAGCTTTATTTCATGATGCAGCTTATTTTAAGTATAACAATCCTAAATTTCATTTATTCGGATCCTATGTATTTGGTTTGACAAAAAAAATCAAATTTATACCGTCAGTAGTCTATATGAAACAGCAATCCTTTGTTCAAATGCATTATAAGTTTGATTTACTTTTGAACAGACTGGCTCTTGGTATTCATTATGGACATACTTCAGTAAACTCTACAAGTGTCTCCTTGTCTGCTGCTTATTATTTTAAGCGATTTGGAGTTCTGTATACACATGGTTTTAATATGTCAGATGTTATTGTTGGTATAAAATCTTCAGGAGAATTGGGCGTTTATTTCAGACCATCCATACGCGTAAACCGAAAGTCCGGTTATGGATTAGGCCTGTTCTAA
- a CDS encoding CocE/NonD family hydrolase, whose protein sequence is MKKHSIFVILFLIICQLSLAQVLTPITDSITMRDGKKLAADIYLPDTGKTYPVILIQTPYNRLYYRMGLPLQIGKDIKNSPYAVVIVDWRCFYGSAASCKALPERGKDGYDVIDWICKQSWSDGKIGTWGPSALGKIQYLTVKEQHPNHTCAVPIVAGSQFNYQEYFPNGVLRTEYVDQLDALGYNMKNTLLQHPYYDIWWQYVENANMYPDKIKVPMFLIGGWFDHNIDLMFDLFDTLVKASDPSVRDLHKFLVGPWSHNSVGKKEVGELEFPEAEGVSDSFTLLFFDYWLRGAKNGWPINKKYIFNDISKHYAHYTPIQIEDIDEFKNLSNHDTISLYLNENKHLSSKPYGNDSILLVYDPKDPSPTVGGPTLKLDLKQGPWNISNSVLGRSDYAIFTDGSGFPKLLEILGKPKVDLYVSSNRYDTDFSVRLCLSEEYYPSSEHYIVADGIYRMRFKKGFSTSDTQSIVPGKIYKITIELPYTIYFYKEPAAYLSLVVTSSNYPRYDINLNNGKDLYTSGDSLVAHNYLYFGKNYPSRLYFDGYHFLGAIEESNSKSLIKTYPNPTQNTLFIDPQYLQPPFTYSIFDMRGKELMQGEMRSNEVFSLDISALNPQVYLIKVHGETQTSVSKFIKVD, encoded by the coding sequence ATGAAGAAGCATAGCATCTTTGTCATACTATTTCTTATCATTTGTCAATTAAGTTTAGCACAGGTGCTAACACCCATTACCGATTCTATTACAATGCGTGATGGAAAAAAACTGGCAGCCGATATCTATTTACCCGATACTGGAAAAACATATCCAGTTATCCTGATTCAAACACCATACAACCGTTTATATTATCGCATGGGACTTCCACTTCAAATTGGAAAGGATATTAAAAACAGTCCTTATGCAGTGGTTATTGTTGACTGGCGTTGTTTTTATGGATCCGCAGCATCCTGTAAAGCACTTCCTGAAAGAGGTAAAGATGGCTATGATGTTATTGATTGGATTTGTAAACAAAGCTGGAGTGATGGAAAAATTGGGACATGGGGACCATCTGCATTAGGAAAAATACAATACCTAACTGTAAAAGAACAACATCCCAATCATACGTGTGCTGTGCCTATTGTTGCTGGGTCTCAGTTTAATTATCAGGAATATTTTCCCAATGGTGTGTTGCGCACTGAATATGTTGATCAACTGGATGCTTTAGGTTACAACATGAAAAATACCTTGCTTCAACATCCGTATTATGATATCTGGTGGCAATATGTCGAAAATGCAAACATGTATCCTGACAAAATCAAAGTCCCAATGTTCTTGATCGGGGGTTGGTTTGATCACAATATTGATCTGATGTTTGATCTGTTTGACACCTTGGTTAAAGCCTCTGATCCTTCCGTTCGAGATTTGCATAAGTTCCTCGTTGGCCCCTGGTCGCACAATTCGGTTGGCAAAAAAGAAGTGGGCGAACTCGAATTCCCAGAAGCAGAAGGTGTCAGTGATAGTTTTACTCTTTTGTTTTTTGATTATTGGTTGAGGGGAGCAAAGAATGGGTGGCCTATTAATAAGAAGTATATCTTTAATGATATCTCTAAGCACTACGCGCACTACACGCCTATTCAAATTGAAGACATAGATGAATTTAAAAATCTGTCAAATCATGATACAATTAGCCTTTATTTGAATGAGAATAAACATCTTAGTAGTAAGCCCTATGGAAATGATTCAATTCTTTTAGTATATGATCCAAAAGATCCTTCCCCTACTGTTGGAGGACCAACCTTGAAACTTGATTTAAAACAAGGCCCTTGGAATATTAGCAACAGTGTTCTTGGAAGAAGCGATTACGCAATTTTCACAGATGGCTCTGGATTTCCAAAGCTTTTAGAAATTTTGGGAAAGCCTAAAGTTGACCTTTATGTTTCTTCAAACAGATATGATACTGATTTTTCTGTCAGATTATGTCTGTCTGAAGAATATTATCCATCTTCAGAACACTATATTGTAGCAGATGGAATCTATCGAATGAGATTCAAAAAAGGATTCAGTACATCAGACACCCAATCAATAGTACCGGGAAAAATATATAAGATTACAATAGAACTACCTTATACAATTTATTTTTATAAGGAGCCTGCAGCCTATCTGAGTTTAGTTGTTACTTCTTCAAACTATCCCAGATATGATATTAATCTAAACAATGGTAAAGACTTATATACATCAGGAGACTCATTAGTAGCTCATAACTATTTATATTTTGGAAAGAACTATCCTTCAAGATTATACTTTGATGGATATCATTTTTTAGGAGCAATTGAAGAATCTAACTCAAAATCATTAATCAAAACTTACCCTAACCCTACCCAAAATACCCTCTTTATCGATCCTCAATACCTCCAACCTCCATTTACCTATTCCATTTTTGATATGCGGGGAAAAGAATTGATGCAAGGAGAAATGAGGAGTAATGAAGTTTTCAGTTTGGATATTTCTGCATTAAACCCTCAAGTATATTTGATTAAAGTACATGGTGAAACTCAAACCAGCGTTTCAAAATTTATCAAGGTGGATTAA